In Dysidea avara chromosome 3, odDysAvar1.4, whole genome shotgun sequence, a single window of DNA contains:
- the LOC136248400 gene encoding ryncolin-1-like gives MNCLTQTGQWELRVDFEFPNKTRSYLHYNLFRVGSDSEEYPLTIGGFTGETPTDPFSTQQLLNGMKFSTYDNDNDRWRTGNCAVKIGNATDNGGWWYNTCRNINLNSQYDPAQYGLIGFGGIYYNPRWIEMKIHPFKCL, from the coding sequence ATGAACTGTCTTACCCAAACTGGCCAATGGGAACTCAGAGTAGATTTTGAATTTCCCAACAAGACCAGATCCTACCTTCACTACAATCTGTTTAGAGTAGGAAGTGACAGTGAAGAATACCCACTGACTATTGGTGGGTTTACTGGTGAAACTCCTACTGATCCATTCTCAACCCAACAGCTCCTCAATGGCATGAAGTTCAGCACATATGATAATGACAATGATAGATGGAGGACAGGAAACTGTGCAGTGAAAATTGGCAATGCTACTGATAATGGAGGATGGTGGTACAACACATGCCGGAATATCAATCTCAACTCTCAGTACGATCCTGCTCAGTACGGATTAATTGGTTTTGGAGGCATTTACTACAACCCCAGGTGGATAGAGATGAAAATCCATCCCTTTAAGTGCCTGTAA
- the LOC136248401 gene encoding uncharacterized protein, translating into MVTTLYIILISLFTNGIIASTYCYQQINEIKRNTEKQQYPCGLPPSDNCCSFKENHFDQSPSGVYKMNNWCSGRPSIVGMYCDTTTANGGWTVIQRRKDGSENFNRSWADYEKGFGDLNGEFWYGLKAMNCLTQTGQWELRVDFEFSNKTRSYLHYNLFRVGNASEEYPLTIGGFTGETPTDPFSSYYHLNGMKFSTYDNDNDRWKGNCAMKVGNATGNGGWWYNNCWYINLNSQYNPAQYGLIGFGNYYNPRWIEMKIRPLNCATQKLAVLAHHLSTSLDSLVQLCSQLDRLLPPRISVLSRADIYCSSLDVSSNWLSCTLCEIKETLCNKQLASFTASLAAKPLHGKFFSLLQCDAIDQKRSVRWLNQHLHSESESTVLAIQDQVVATRVYEKKIMKKNVYSVLCRVCRQAEETILHLLSACPVQAGTTYVHRHNLVAHAVHWHLFCESSQTKLLWDFHLQTSSHHTSNHPDIVLFAYPQKKIYILEISCPGDINVSSKEEEKTNPAITVKPHAVIIVLLATGIIASTHRSETKETKRNPQKVKCQDPCESHFDWSPSGVYTMNSSCTGRPSVVGMYCDTTIANGGWTVIQRRKDGSENFNQPWADYERGFDELNNEFWYGLKLMNCLTQMDQWELRVDFEFPNNSKKTGSYLYYNVFRVGSANEEYPLTIDGFTSKTFSDPFITQNYLNGMKFSTYDSDNDRWRTGNCASQVGNGGWWYNQCWNINLNSQYRLISFGGNYYNPRWIEMKTHPLNCSAQ; encoded by the exons ATGGTAACAACACTTTACATTATCCTCATCTCATTGTTCACTAATGGAATAATTGCTAGTACATACTGTTACCAACAAATAAATGAAATTAAGAGAAATACAGAAAAACAACAATATCCTTGTGGTTTGCCACCTTCGGATAACTGCTGTAGTTTTAAGGAAAATCATTTTGACCAATCTCCATCTGGTGTATACAAAATGAATAACTGGTGTAGTGGGAGACCGTCAATAGTTGGTATGTACTGTGACACTACAACAGCAAATGGAGGATGGACAGTGATACAGAGGAGGAAAGATGGATCTGAGAATTTTAACCGATCATGGGCTGACTATGAGAAAGGATTTGGAGACCTGAATGGTGAATTCTGGTACGGGCTCAAGGCGATGAACTGTCTTACCCAAACTGGCCAATGGGAACTAAGAGTTGATTTTGAATTTTCTAACAAGACCAGATCATACCTTCACTACAATCTATTTAGAGTAGGAAATGCTAGTGAAGAATACCCACTGACTATTGGTGGGTTTACTGGTGAAACTCCTACCGATCCATTCTCCTCATATTATCATCTGAATGGCATGAAGTTCAGCACATATGATAATGACAATGATAGATGGAAAGGAAACTGTGCAATGAAAGTTGGCAATGCTACTGGTAATGGAGGATGGTGGTATAACAACTGTTGGTACATCAATCTCAATTCTCAGTACAATCCTGCTCAATATGGATTAATTGGCTTTGGAAATTACTATAACCCCAGATGGATAGAAATGAAAATACGTCCCCTCAACTGTGCAACTCA AAAGTTGGCTGTCTTAGCTCATCATCTTTCAACATCACTGGATAGCCTAGTACAATTGTGTTCCCAGTTGGACAGATTGCTGCCACCAAGAATCTCTGTTTTATCAAGAGCAGATATTTACTGCTCTTCACTGGATGTCTCATCTAACTGGCTGTCATGTACTCTTTGTGAGATAAAAGAAACCTTATGCAACAAACAACTTGCCTCCTTTACTGCATCTTTGGCTGCAAAGCCATTACATGGTAAGTTTTTCTCATTATTACAGTGTGATGCAATTGATCAGAAGAGAAGTGTTCGCTGGTTGAACCAACATCTTCACTCTGAATCTGAGTCAACAGTGCTGGCTATACAGGATCAGGTGGTGGCTACTAGAGTATATGAGAAGAAAATTATGAAGAAGAATGTCTACTCTGTTTTATGCCGAGTATGCAGACAAGCTGAAGAAACTATTTTACACTTGTTATCGGCTTGTCCTGTTCAGGCAGGTACCACCTATGTTCATCGCCACAATCTGGTGGCTCATGCTGTACACTGGCACCTCT TTTGTGAGAGCTCCCAAACAAAATTGCTATGGGATTTCCACCTACAAACCAGCTCCCATCATACCAGCAACCACCCAGACATTGTTCTCTTTGCCTATCCTCAGAAGAAGATTTACATTTTAGAGATCTCTTGCCCTGGGGATATCAATGTTTCATCTAAAGAGGAAGAGAAA ACTAATCCAGCCATAACGGTGAAGCCTCATGCTGTTATCATTGTGCTACTTGCTACTGGGATCATTGCTAGTACACATCGCAGTGAAACAAAAGAAACTAAGAGAAATCCACAGAAAGTAAAATGCCAGGATCCTTGTG AGAGTCACTTTGACTGGTCTCCATCTGGTGTATACACAATGAATAGTTCATGTACTGGGAGACCGTCAGTAGTTGGTATGTACTGTGACACTACAATAGCAAATGGAGGATGGACAGTGATACAGAGGAGGAAAGATGGATCTGAGAATTTTAATCAACCATGGGCTGACTATGAGAGAGGATTCGATGAACTGAACAATGAGTTCTGGTACGGGCTCAAACTCATGAACTGTCTTACCCAAATGGACCAATGGGAGCTCAGAGTGGATTTTGAATTTCCCAACAACAGCAAAAAGACCGGATCCTACCTTTACTACAATGTGTTTAGAGTAGGAAGTGCTAATGAAGAATACCCACTGACTATTGATGGGTTTACCAGCAAAACTTTTTCTGACCCATTCATAACACAAAACTACCTCAATGGCATGAAGTTCAGCACATACGATAGCGACAATGATAGATGGAGGACAGGAAACTGTGCATCACAAGTTGGTAATGGAGGATGGTGGTATAACCAATGCTGGAACATCAATCTCAACTCTCAGTATAGATTAATCAGCTTTGGAGGCAATTACTACAACCCCAGGTGGATAGAAATGAAGACACATCCTCTCAACTGTTCCGCTCAGTGA